A stretch of DNA from Maridesulfovibrio sp.:
TTTTCTTCGCCGACAACTTTCGCAGCCGCCCGAACAGCGATATCCGGGGTAGTGTTCACCAGCACCGGATGCTTGCGCACGTAATCAAGTTCAGTCTCCACGCCGTACATAATTGCGACGCCATCGGCCACCTGCCCTACGGAATCCTCTATGAGATCCCTGATTTCCTCACTGCAGGTACGCACATTGCCCTGAACCAGAACTCTGTCCGGGATGCCGTTACGCAGGCTGCCGCCGTGGACCTGGGTTATCGAGACAACACCGCGTTCATGGGAAGGGACCTTGCGCGGAACAATGGTCTGCACTCCCTTGATGATGTCGGCCACAGCCGCAAAGGGCTCGTTACAGACGTGCGGCATGGATGCGTGCCCGCTCTTGCCGGTAACGTGAATTTCAAAACGGTCTTCGGAGGCCATGCAGGCGCCGCTGTGCACGGCGATCTTTCCGGGCTCAACACCCGGCCAGGCATGAAAGCCGAACATATAATCGACCTTGTATTTCTCGAAGAAGCCGTCTTCTATTACCCGCAGGGCTCCCTCATACCCTTCTTCTCCGGACTGAAAAAGCAGCAGAACGGTTCCGTTGAAATCACGGTGCTC
This window harbors:
- a CDS encoding amidohydrolase is translated as MGINPEVLALFDEMKAVRRQIHQNPEVGLDTVETVRLIKSRLDGYGISYSDIGVNSLVAEIKGGEGDTTVAFRVDMDALAMDEENDFPHRSQTAGKMHACGHDGHCTSLITLAAYLSEHRDFNGTVLLLFQSGEEGYEGALRVIEDGFFEKYKVDYMFGFHAWPGVEPGKIAVHSGACMASEDRFEIHVTGKSGHASMPHVCNEPFAAVADIIKGVQTIVPRKVPSHERGVVSITQVHGGSLRNGIPDRVLVQGNVRTCSEEIRDLIEDSVGQVADGVAIMYGVETELDYVRKHPVLVNTTPDIAVRAAAKVVGEENVLTGLESSMAAEDYAFFMQHTKGCYVWIGNGRDSAPLHNSRFDFNDEILPVAASFFLAVIEELL